The genomic stretch TTACTCTAAACGACGTCGTCTTGTCCTCTACCACAGAATTCCAAGTGAGATCATGAGTTGAAAGCAAACAGTTGACTAGGAATGCAATTTAATCCAAATTTGAGTAGAATTCCATGCCGTGTAGACTTGTGTTCTTGAATTTCCTCACCAATTGTTTCAAATCCACAGTTTtctgatatatattttttaactttatcttgaattcttgatcaTAAAAATATCCGTTTCAATATATTTTAGTGATAATTTCAATGAAAAGATTATTTTGAGACCTATAATGAAAGCAAGAGGTGTCAGACTAAAGTCCAGAGCCCAACATTAATCTCGTATGAGAGTACGAAACTACGTATGGTTCAATCTGATTAACCACAATCCTAAGAATCAACCCATGACTTGGAGTATATTATGTATTATCATCTTGTTGGACATTGTCATTATAATTTGAATAAAGTTACAATATTCATCTTCACGCCTCTCAATATTgtttatactaaaaaaaaaaaaaaaaaaaaaaaaaaaaaaaaaaaaaaaccatcactatgaatatagagaaaaaaaccttaatccaaAAAATACTACACCCTTGCTACACAATGGGCCTCCTACCCCAATTGTAACCTCACGACCAACTTACCAACTAACAAAATCATTGTCTAACTGTTGAGATGCTACACCAGTATTCCCTAAATTAAATATGTTGAGATGCTACACCAATATTCCTTAAATTGAACTGTGGTAAAATATAAAACAACATTGTGCACCAACATTTTTTTCAAACTAGGATTTTAAGACGAGTTTTATTACAAGTGTAATATCCCTTATGCATAATGAAAGGCCGTAATATACCAcatgtgtgaacctcattaaacctttctattatataattttatttatttttatatttgttaatgTTTGTTATAACTATATTAAATTCTAATGTTTCTTCATGTTTGTTATAACAATATTAAATTCTAATGACGTCGTCTTATCTTCTGCTACAAGATTCCCACTGAGATCATGAACGAGTTCAAGACTTTCAATCATATATTATGAAGTGGCAGAACTGTATCATATGGAAATGGGGATTTCAGTGGATTAAACGATTATTTTTATTCTCATAAAGCATTGCAGAGACTACCAAACCCTAGCACAGACAGTTCACAAACACAAGCAAAATTTACATGAAAAACGCCATTAGTAGACCACACAAGCATCATCCAGCACACATTAGGGTTTTATAGGTTGGCAATGGAGGAGGAAGTATTTAGCCGGAGATATCGATGGTCTTGACTTCaggcttcttctcctcttccttggGGATAGTGACCGTAAGCACTCCGTTCTCCATGTTAGCCTTAATCTGTTCCATCTTGGCGTTCTCAGGCAACCTGAATCGTCTCAGGAACTTGCCGCTGCTCCTCTCCACACGGTGCCACTTGTCATTCTTCTCTTCCTGCTCCCTGCTCTTCTCTCCGCTAATCTGGAGGACTCTTCCATTTTCCACCTCTAGCTtcacttcttccttcttcaaccCAGGGAGATCAGCCTTGAATACATGGGCTTGAGGAGTCTCCTTCCAATCGATTTGAGTACCGGCGAATGCAGAGGTTTCACGAGCCGAATTGGGAGATGAAGTAAGagaattgttgttgttgaagggGAAGCCCTCGAATGGATCCCAGATGTCAAGCGAGAATGGATCGAAAATGTTGCTTCGGCTACCACCGAAAATGCTTGGAATCAGAGACATTTTCTAGCTTACGAATATCAAATCAGAACTTCTACAAACGTTGGTCGATGATTCGATAATGACTAAGGTCGACACCGTCAAGGACTTTATATAAAGATGGAAAGAGGTTTTCCAGAAGCTTCAGTGGGAATTCGGCTTTGTGGCTCCTCGTCCTCTGGTTCTGATAAAACATTTCTACATTTCTCTAGTAACTTCCATGGAAACTGATTCGGTAACTGTGTTTCTACAGTTCTCTAGTAACTTCCATGGAAACGATCACGGCCAATCCATAATCTACTCTGATAATGCACATCAAACATAACCTAATAAGTTTCACAATCTTCTGGAACCCTGTTACGGTCCAAGAGAATTAATGTAGGTTATGGTCATAGATTCCCTCACATTCATGGGTTTCAGTATGGATATCAGAATCGATGCATATCACTCACTTTTGCctttatttaaatatatattttttactgttttacctttAAAAAGATATGGATAACCAATTTTGATTAATCAGGTATCAATTTCGGTCTCAATCAATACTTATACAATATGGtcaatatgataccaatacttgaatcATGCTCACATTGTAAACCGAATTATTGGGTTGCATTCTTCATCACTTGTCACCTCCAAATTTATCTTTCTCACACAATTTCATGCTTCCTATGTTTTTATCCCTTACTAGTATTATATCATCTGATATCGTTGGCATCGGGCATCCCATGCGAAATggtttaattttataaaatggaTGACCAAGAATATAACAAAAATACACAATACATGAGAgaatatatgattgaatttgaatttgaatttaacATATGGCTAATGGCACATTTCTTAGATGCCTATATGGACCAAATTGTCATATCATCATCCTATTTGGCAGAACTAAGTGCCAGGTTAGAAATATCCTTAAAACTTGTCAGTTTAGAAACAAACTTTTGCccttttttatactttctaaaggCCCATGTGGAGGATAGGAGTGTAGGTAAGTTGGTGGGTTTTGTAGTCCCAATTGAACATCATCACCATGGCCCAACCACCCTACCCTGTAAAACATGTATGAAGAGGTGCAAACTTTTCAATGTCCACAGGTTTTTACTGggatcttctattttctttgtgtACTCATACAGAAACCACTCTCTAATTCATTGCCTTTGATACTTGGGCACCACATTTGCACACCAAAACAGAAAGATACAGATGCCTGAAGCCTAAACAAAACACTTAAGACACCATTTGGTATCTGTCCTGCTCAGTGCCTAAAGCACAAATGAATCGAAGAGAAGCAGTTGGAATTAGTCCCTCTCAATGCATAAAGCTCAAGAAAGTAGAGAGAAGCCATTGGGTATTCAATCCTGCTTGGTCGTGGATGAAGTGAGGGATATTGGCATATCCGAAAGTGATGGTCGCAAAATTACATATAAGGCAGGACCCAAGAATGGAACCAGTGATATAGGCTGAAGCCAAGAGCCTTTATCAGACCTGCAAATAGTGTTCCCATGGATAATATATCAATCAATCCTTGTAGCAGGAATTTAAAGCTGAATATGCAAAGCTCTCACCAATTCCGAGAAGTCATATCATTGTAGACCCAAAAAGGAGCAAACGTTGACAATAAAGCAAAATCAAGGCATGTGACATGTATCTGCAACAACATAGACAGCTTACTTGAGAATTCGtgcagggaagaagaattaaCATTCTAGTTTGTGCCCGGGAaaaaatgaggagaaaaaaaaacaaagaattccTAGAACAACAGGGGGGTAACAACAGATTGATTTCCTATTATCATAAGGTTGAGATGGAATTAACCTTGCTTCCCACAACAAAGGGCATAGATCCAATGAAAAAACCACCAATCGAGTGGGGATAGATGTTACAGTAAATCATGAAAGCTATGCAATGGAGATAAATTATCTAATGACCCCCCATTGAGGTATATCATTCTTGAAAGGATAGATTCTAATCTCTAAACTTCCAGCgaaaaagattccaaattagaCAGGGTCTACCAATTCAGCCTTGCTGTACCATGTAGTGTACAGGACTAGGGGCTTGGACCATCCATCGGAAAGGTCCCTTGAAGATTCCAGAGGCCAAAGATTTAACACATTCCAACAAAATATTTAGGCATTACAAATCAAGTATCTTATCCATCTATTCAAATTCCTGCAATACGGATTGAATGCCTTAGCCATTCCTTACAGAACTCATGTAGTATTTAACTATATAGACAGCATGGGAAATGGAGCATCATAATTCACAAGACTTACAAACTTGCTCTCTCTGAAGTACTGGTAAAATTCCTTCCACACATCCCCACTTGCCAGACCTGCATATGCAATTATACCCAATCCTGCAGCGAACAATATCTGATGTGCAATGGGGTTAAATGATTAAAACCAAACAAACTAACTTAAAAATACAGAGAGAAATATAGATCACTACATATAGCCACTGGACAAAAACCGAGCTTCATATCTACCAAAAGAACATCGATAAATTTAGCACAGAACCAGGGAGAACCAAGCATTTATCCTTTTTTCTGCTTTTGGGCAGGCTAGCACATGTACATGGCTAACCCCTTGCATTTTTTTAACGGTAAAAAAGCATACCCCTGCAGTTATTTTTGAATCCAGAAAGTTCAGAGGCCATCTCCCAAGTTCAGCTTCTTCAATTGGGGGCGGGGGTGGTTTCCAAATAACAAAATAAGGGATGAGAGCGTATGCACCACCAAAGAATGAAAGCACCAAGAACGGCCATGCAGGAATTTTGCTTCTTGAGCTGCATATTCAACGATATCATAAGTGTATTAACCTCCAAAGTATTTatggagtaaaaaaaaaaaaacattagacAGATAGGAAGACTGCCACCCAAATTCCGTGCCTCTGTTATACATTTCTGGACAAAAGATTGATCTATATGAAGTGTGTGCCAATCCAAACCAGTGCATGAATTCATGGGCCAAAGCCATGATGCAAAAGGTCCTGAAGAGCCCTAAATTGTTTTCATCTTAGAGATTTCTTTAGCCCCTGACCCTCTAATTTTTTTGGAGGCATCTGGTCTCACTAAATCTAGCCGAGCATTCATCAAACCGTACTAGTCAAATTCTGACATATAGAAAAAAGGGCTTTGGACCTCTGCCATAACATGGTCCAGGACCAGCAGGGATGGAAAAGGAATACATAATAATATTGGTCAATCCTGACAGTAAACTATGGAGAATTTGATAGTTCACTTTATCATTATGAACTTTGGTGGTCAGTTTGCTTGTTCTCATGAACAACAGGTCATACAAGGACAGCCGTTTAAGATTCTTCTATGCTGAGCTTAGAATTTCTTCCCCCATGAACAAAATAAGATAAACCCAAAAAgccttttt from Macadamia integrifolia cultivar HAES 741 chromosome 11, SCU_Mint_v3, whole genome shotgun sequence encodes the following:
- the LOC122094418 gene encoding 18.2 kDa class I heat shock protein-like codes for the protein MSLIPSIFGGSRSNIFDPFSLDIWDPFEGFPFNNNNSLTSSPNSARETSAFAGTQIDWKETPQAHVFKADLPGLKKEEVKLEVENGRVLQISGEKSREQEEKNDKWHRVERSSGKFLRRFRLPENAKMEQIKANMENGVLTVTIPKEEEKKPEVKTIDISG